The genomic region CGTCGTATGTCATAATATTATATGTTTAATGGTGTTACAGTCCAAACCTAAATACTCTCAAATCTGGTAACAGCCATAAATGATTAGTTATAAAGTGCTGCAAAGCCTATTTTATTTTCCAGTGCCTTTATTTCAATTTGCGCTTCTACCACTGAGTCTTGTAACATTTTCAGGTAGCCTTTCTTGCTTTTCAATTCTGTCTCCATGCTTTCAATTTCAGTTGGAGTGAATTCCTGGTTTAAGAATCGTTGAATTTTTGTCATTTTGGTTTTGATTTTGTATTAGATTTTATGCAATTGGGCTTTAGCTGTCTGATATGCTTCATGGGCTTCTATCTCTGTTTTGAAGTATCCTAGATTTTCATTTTTACCATTTGTTTCTATCTGAGCCTTCCATTTGTCTCTATCTTTAGCCCAACTAACTCCAACATATTGGCTACTACTACCTTTAACTGAACTCGTATTGAATTGATTTTTCTGATTAGTAACCCAACGTAAATTGTTAACATTGTTATTTTGTCTGTTATGGTCAATATGGTCTATTTGTGGGGAATCGTTAAAATTTGGAATAAATGTATTTGCTACTAGTCGGTGGGCTAATTGACTTTTACTTTTACCATTAGTACAGATTCCGAAATATTTATACCCACCTTTATTAGTCCCAGGTTTCAAATACTTTCTCCTTTTCTCAGAATAAACAGTCCCATCCGTAAAGACCGTGTAGTTATCATCTTCCTGAAGTGGTAGCCCAAGACTGTGATTACTAATCTTCACTGAGAAAACTTGGTTCTTAATTATTCCTTTGATTGGTTTTATTTTCATTAACTCAATACGCTGGTTTATCATTAGTACTGAGGAATTAGATTATCTTTTGTTAGCTGCTGCCACAGAAAATACATACCTGGACTAGTTATTTCAATTGTGCGGTCAACAGAGGCAAAATATCCGCTATTCTTGTAGGCTTCAGCAATATGATAACGTCCTCCGCTTTTGGTTAACATCTTGCGTTCAACTAGAAACTTAAATAAGCCTCTGATTCCATGCCTTAGAATCCTAGCAGCAATACCAATAGTGTAACTACCTTCTGCTTCCAACATATTATTGGTCCAATCAATTTTTTCTTGTCGGGTTGTGCCGGGCTTATGGCTTCCAACGGCGTCAGCATAAAGAGCTAGTTTATTTTCGGCCTCATAACTTTCCTTTTTATGTGTTTGGCAACCTAGTTCAAAAATGTAGGCGAGACTTAGGGGGAAATCATTATCAGTTAGTAAAACATTTGGTACGAAATATTCCCACGCCTCTTTAGGTATGTAATCAGTGACCAATAGTTTACCACCCTGCAATACTGCCAATCCGGTAAAATCTCCAACTTCTCTCTTGTAATCTTTTTCGTCGTTTTGTGAAACTTGCATATAATTATTTGTTTTTTTGTTTTGAGTTTTAAGAAAAGAGTGCTGATTTTTCACAACACCCTTTTCGATTTAGCTATTATTAGAAACCAGTTACCAACTTCAATACTGATACATGGTAAACCCCAACCTGACCATATTTGGCGTCTGGAATAAAACGCTTTGGATATTCTGAATCCTTACTCAGTGCCGTAGCTAGTTTTCCCATACGTTGCACGTCGGCAGGTGTGAGAGTTTTTTTCTGTTTCTTGCAATAACCTGCTACAGCGTAATAATCAAGTGGAATTACATTATTCTCGTAGGCGTGTTGTAATTGCTTAACCTCCTGCTGAACGTCGGCCACGTCGGTTTCAACTGCTACCATGCGTTGCTCCTGGTGCTGTAGTGCCTGGATTGCTCCTGCTAGAATATCCAGCTGACTTTGTGGTTTAGCTGCTATCTCCTTTAGTTGCTTTTCGCACTGGATAAAATAACGTCGGGCAATACGTCCTTTTTCGTTACCCTCCACCATTGATAGTTCCTTGGCGGTATCCAGTAGGAGAGCATATTCTATTGTAGGTCTGCCTCCTTCAAGGTTTTCCACAAGATTATGGTAAACCTCAAAGTCTACATTTTCAACGAAACCGTATTTTTTAATTCTATTCTTAATCCAAGTTGAAAAGTCTTGCTTGGACTCTAAGAATGTGTGTAGTTCTCTTGCTGATACTACTTGCTGACCATTTCCATTAGGATTAGGTGTGATTGTGATTAAATCTTGCATAATTTATTTTGTTAAAAACCCTAGGCTCTATTAGTTTAAGCGAACTTCGGGGTACTCTGAGCCTGGATTCCAAGCATTTTTTCTATTACCTGTTTTGGATAGAAATATTTGATACCACACTTGTAAAACGGTGGCTTATTTTGTAGTAACCAGTAGTTTATTGTACTTGGTGTTAAGTGGTTAGGGTAAAAATGCACCAGATTATGTCTAGCTAATACTCTAACTCCCTCAATGTAAAATTCAATGTCATTCTCTGTTATTTCCTGAATCTGTAGTAGGTTTTCCTTTTCATTCATATAATATGTTTTAGTGTGCATTAAATTCTTTGGTTGCTAAAAAAAGACAGTGAGAACTACTGCCTTAATTCAGAAATAATCTATATGCAAAGAATTAATTTTCTTGTTGGTGTGTTTGGTTGGTTGTATTCAAAAATACCAGTCTTTATTTTATGCCGATAGTCTTTATTCAAAATTTATTTCTGTGGTTTGTTAGGAAGAAAGCAAGTCGGGGAATCACAAACCCAACTCACTTTCAAACTAACGGCTCAATAAGTATTATGAATAACAGAAAGGATAGAACGGCTAAGAGCAATAACTTTCTTGAACAAATATGGACTCACTTTATTTATAACGATAGGGGCAAACTGAAAATAATTAGAGACAATTTGTCAGGTAGTAATATTTTATTTTTAATGTAACCCACGTCGGGAAGGGTAGAGTGGCCTACGTCGGGAAGAATCAGTTGTGTAAAATATATGTACCTACATAGGTCGCCCACTGTCATACGCACAAAGAAGCCCCAACACGTTAATGTTGAGGCTCTTAGGACTGTTGCAATAAGTAGGAGTGGAGTTCTGTTAGAAGAGCGTTAGTTGAGGCATGTAGGCAAATAGGTTATCATACTGGTTATTTGTTGTGTCTCCATCAATATGCTTCACCTTAAATTTCCCCTCTACCAGCTTTTCTCCTGTTAAATGTGGTTGCCATGTACCAGCTACTAAATAATGTACTGGTAGGTCTAGATTTGCATAAATAAAACCATCTGCACCTTTTCTCAACTCACACAATTCTTTGGAATCAACAAAACGCACATTACCAAAATCCGACACTTCGAATCCTGGATTAAATGCAGCTGGTAGCCAACGCTCAAAATTGTTAGTTTCCATAGATGATAATTTACGCAAATCAGAATGTAAAGATACTTGATTTCTAATATTTTAACAAATCAATTAATATTCAAAAAATCCGAAATAGACATTCGATTATATTCTAATGTATTCCTTTTCTTCCTATTTCGAAGGCCAGTAACTACTTGATAATCAATATATCATAAGGGTACTTTTGTTCTATCGTACTGCTTTACTTGGTATATGATACAGTAAGTAGGCTGTTTATATACTGTTTGTCCTGGTGTTATATACTGCTAATAGTGGTTAATCATACTGCAAGCAAGGTATATTTTTATGATATGTGTTGTATTGTACTGAATTGTTTCTACCTTTGCAGTACCAGAACACACACA from Hymenobacter aerilatus harbors:
- a CDS encoding antA/AntB antirepressor family protein, whose protein sequence is MQDLITITPNPNGNGQQVVSARELHTFLESKQDFSTWIKNRIKKYGFVENVDFEVYHNLVENLEGGRPTIEYALLLDTAKELSMVEGNEKGRIARRYFIQCEKQLKEIAAKPQSQLDILAGAIQALQHQEQRMVAVETDVADVQQEVKQLQHAYENNVIPLDYYAVAGYCKKQKKTLTPADVQRMGKLATALSKDSEYPKRFIPDAKYGQVGVYHVSVLKLVTGF
- a CDS encoding phage antirepressor KilAC domain-containing protein, with translation MKNQHSFLKTQNKKTNNYMQVSQNDEKDYKREVGDFTGLAVLQGGKLLVTDYIPKEAWEYFVPNVLLTDNDFPLSLAYIFELGCQTHKKESYEAENKLALYADAVGSHKPGTTRQEKIDWTNNMLEAEGSYTIGIAARILRHGIRGLFKFLVERKMLTKSGGRYHIAEAYKNSGYFASVDRTIEITSPGMYFLWQQLTKDNLIPQY
- a CDS encoding HNH endonuclease, yielding MINQRIELMKIKPIKGIIKNQVFSVKISNHSLGLPLQEDDNYTVFTDGTVYSEKRRKYLKPGTNKGGYKYFGICTNGKSKSQLAHRLVANTFIPNFNDSPQIDHIDHNRQNNNVNNLRWVTNQKNQFNTSSVKGSSSQYVGVSWAKDRDKWKAQIETNGKNENLGYFKTEIEAHEAYQTAKAQLHKI